A genomic region of Lytechinus pictus isolate F3 Inbred chromosome 2, Lp3.0, whole genome shotgun sequence contains the following coding sequences:
- the LOC129282377 gene encoding nuclear pore complex protein Nup93-like — MDTIGGGFGDLLRDAEQLTADVDTGSELPKVEQTLHQIMETSQRLWTKTAQLGTSEAADVKASILLGSKGLDIPRISQRLETLSAAKTYEPLEPIADTDIQGLLRNERENALLAVIEETKRNTRLQTEQRLWQSKQNEWEQEKQRILNTLLGSSSELIDVSAETSNLFSDVGSRIEGRSAMDAMEMAYARQVYIYNDKVVKGGTKPNLISLFEEMSQQFEDKRIEDFWAMVREMSSVPMTTSSDSVSVRMTEDLQMAFIRQGKKFLEHSYIEYISNIIGDNLRQARLGGVPGVYQLVRGFLKVKLPTAVPGLEVSHIYLFY, encoded by the exons ATGGATACTATAGGAGGAGGGTTCGGTGATCTCCTGCGGGATGCAGAGCAGCTGACTGCAGATGTCGATACAGGTAGTGAACTGCCAAAGGTAGAGCAGACCTTACATCAAATCATGGAAACCAGCCAGAGATTGTGGACAAAGACTGCTCAGCTTGGGACATCAGAGGCTGCCGATGTCAAGGC GTCCATTCTGTTAGGTTCCAAAGGATTAGACATTCCCAGGATATCACAGCGTTTAGAGACGTTGAGTGCAGCAAAGACGTATGAACCCCTTGAACCCATTGCTGATACTGATATACAG GGATTGCtaaggaatgaaagagagaatgcTTTGTTAGCTGTTATTGAAGAAACCAAGAGGAAT ACCAGATTACAGACAGAGCAACGATTGTGGCAGTCTAAACAGAACGAATGGGAGCAGGAGAAACAGCGTATTCTCAACACTCTGCTTGGTTCTAGCTCTGAACTGATTGATGTCTCGGCTGAAACCAGTAATCTTTTCAGCGATGTCGGGAGTAGGATCGAGGGTCGTAGTGCTATGGATGCTATGGAGATGGCCTATGCCAGACAG GTGTACATCTACAATGACAAGGTAGTAAAGGGTGGTACGAAGCCAAATCTCATCAGTCTCTTCGAAGAAATGTCACAACAATTTGAAGACAAG aGAATAGAAGACTTTTGGGCCATGGTAAGGGAGATGTCATCCGTTCCTATGACGACTTCTTCAGATTCCGTGTCCGTGCGAATGACAGAAGACTTACAAATGGCCTTTATCAGACAAGGAAAGAAATTCTTAGAACATAG TTACATTGAGTACATCAGTAACATCATTGGTGATAACTTGAGACAAGCAAGACTTGGTGGTGTCCCTGGTGTTTATCAGCTTGTTAGAGGATTCCTCAAAGTCAAGTTACCAACAGCAGTCCCTGGACTAGAGGTAAGTCATATATATCTCTTTTATTGA